Below is a genomic region from Gracilinanus agilis isolate LMUSP501 unplaced genomic scaffold, AgileGrace unplaced_scaffold57760, whole genome shotgun sequence.
ATCTCCATAAACTTCCCATAGCTTAATTTTGCAGTCCATAGAACAAGACAGTAATAAGTGGCCAGAAAGAGGAAACAGCCTGACAGCACTGACACCCTTTGTATGTCCAGACCAAACGTAGATCTCTTTTTTGGGAAGATAACATTTCTCAGGGGGGACTGTAGAACGCAGATTAACACCAGTATCTTGAGGAACATGGAGGTAAGACCTGCCTTGATAGTCATACATTTCTTTGACATGTAAAATGGTCTTTTCTTCCCCAGGTTTTTCATCCTcatgtttgcctttctttttcctcttggcTGTGATTGCATCTaattctttctgttcttcttCTGAAGGTTTAGCCACTTCTTTTTCATCTACATATGTTGCCCAAGGTCCTAAGAAACCGTCGATATTTGATGCATCATTTTCTTTgaacctttttctcttttctcttttcctttgatcaGTTTCAAATACAGTTAGACCTAGATTTTTCTCAGCTTCTTCTACAGACCCAATATATTTAGTAGAAACGTGATTATCTAATGAGGGGTCCAATGCATAGCCATAGGTTGCAAAAGTTCGCCTCTGCTGTTCAAACATGAAATTATTAATATGAGTTGTCTCAGCATATCCAGAAAGCATATTCCTAGGGGCAGCCATCTGCTGAGTCCTAAAGGGATTTTCTGGTCCAAAAACAGGAGCAAACATGTTCTCATAAGCAGGATTGTATTGGACTTCCTTAAAGGCTGGATCCAGGTGTACTCCAGTCTCCACATCTTCCTTAACTGCCACCTCTGGTGCCCCATCCACAGTTCCCAGCAGAGAGAGCTTGGCCAAAGGGGCTTTCTTCAGGTGGATGAGGGAGTCAGCAGCAGGCAAAGAACAGCAGCAGCCTGTGTCATTGTCAGAGTCAGACTCAGACTCAGACCCAGAGCCATAGGAAGCTGCTAGAGTAGAGATGGCAGCTGACATGACTGTGGATCTGACTCTCCCAGGGGAGCTCTCCATGACAATCTTGAAAGGCAAAAGTTAACGTTTTCCAAAAGGGGTCACCCTAATGCACAGGAGAACTAAAGGTTCTTCTtgcttcttggagtgactctcctCTTGGAGTTGACTCTCcacttcttggagttcactctctactagtcTCTGCAGAATGTCTTattggcttttatggtggtttcctgttcctgccccatttcacaggagccaatcacaGCTTCTAAATTGTCTAGCCCCGGCCAGTGGGCAGGTTTTGTGGGAAGTGGTTCACACCTTCTGAAAGTGTGAAtattcatcaaaagggttcacactttctgagggtgtgaacaactttctgactgtttgagttagctggcttctcacctaacactaggtagggtgtgaattcactaaatggttttcaagcttctcccttcctgcttgtgttgattcaaagttattgccaaccataGTGTTAACTCCAAGTATGCATAGAGGACAGAGGATTCCCTTTCAACAAGTATGAACCCAAAGaatcaagaattcccttttaaaatGGATGTAGAGTGTAATTGCTGAAGTGCCAAGCAGCCAGCCAGCAGCTGGAAGAAAGCTGACCTGGTAAAATGGGTTCCTTTTGATACCATGGACTTCTTTGGGGATCCCCTAAATGGGGAAAATCCtttctaaatgaaaaaagaaaaaaaaactcagctaTGTTCATTTTAGTGGAATACCTGCAAGAAAAAACCTTTTTGTACCAGGAAAACAGGCAGACCATGAGTGATACACACATCCCAATGAGGTTGGGAAGCAACCTGTGAGCCTTGAAAGGGGGCTTTAGTGAGAAGGAATTTCCCAAGGGAGGGTTGCTAATATACTTGTGATAGACTTCCTATTGCAGAATTCAGTTTCCTATGTCTGtgtttttgtaataataattttcatattctctattttttcattcttaagaAATACTTAACgaattaagaaatcattagcttctatttcccAGTTCTGattttcaatgaattttttctttgagttttagctctttttccaattggttgATATTTGTTTTGCCAtacttttcttgattttctggcattactttttttttctaaNTTTCTTGATTTTCtggcattactttttttttctaattttcctcagCCGCTGGTTTTCAAAGCCCTTTTCAACCTCTTCTAAAACCTTTTTGGGATTATGATCAttgttttctttgacattttataaaattgatgTTTTAGCTTCATTGTCTTTTGAATTTGAAGCCCAGATTTCTCTACCCACACCCCCATAGTAACTGTGATTgtgggttctttctcttttgcctactttttgaaaacatttttagtGGCCAATAAGTCTTATTGTCAGTGAATGGGATAAAACTGGCCACCCCTTCAGATTATAattacaaacctggagtcagaaagggaGAGCAAAAGAAACAGCTTTTGTACTTTCTCATGAGAGATGGCTTATGTCTAGGTAGGGCAAATGCAAGGTTGTAGATACAAGAATTACTTTGGTTCCTGACAGGagacctccttcctcctctgtgtACCTCCGTTTATCTATGGCCCAGGACTGAGGATGTAGGTAGGAAGTCTACCCCAATCAGGAAATAGCAAGATATATAGAGCATGAGCTCTTACTGGAGAGGATTAAGGTTAAGAGTGACTCCCTTACTTTCAATGGTATGAAGagaaagttttcctttctttaagtTTCCTTTAAAACTTAGAGACTTAGATGATGTTGACATGGTTAAGGGGCAGTGATGTAAAACATGAGAGGCCACAGAGACTTTGGCAAAAGGAGGAAGCAGGATGAGTGGTACACTTTAATGGGGTGCCAGCAAGAAGAGTTGGATAGTTTTGACTGTGCATGGGTCTTCTGGAAGAGGATGAAACAGGAGACCTGGTCCAAGATAACACTTGTCAGGAAGAAGCCTTCCATAGGAACCCATCATGGAAAGTGGATAGTGAGATTGCAAATGGATTCATTCATGGGTTATAGAGAAGTAGCGGTGCAATAAAAGCCAGGAGTAAAATGACATATCTTTGAAGGGACTTTGCCTAAAGGTAGGTGGCCAAGAGAATATTCAGGGAAGGAGACCATACGCAAAGCAAGAAATTAGAGGTCCAATCCCACTGGTAGTTGGGGTTGAGGGGGAGGGTATGACAACCCCAAGAAAGGAATGGTAAAGACAGCCATCTAGGTAGCACCTTCTAGAGACTATTAGGTTAGCCCACTTGCTTAGATGGGGCTGGATAACAATGGGGATGAATAAGTGACTTCAGACGAGAAATGCT
It encodes:
- the LOC123256309 gene encoding pre-mRNA-processing factor 17-like, translating into MSAAISTLAASYGSGSESESDSDNDTGCCCSLPAADSLIHLKKAPLAKLSLLGTVDGAPEVAVKEDVETGVHLDPAFKEVQYNPAYENMFAPVFGPENPFRTQQMAAPRNMLSGYAETTHINNFMFEQQRRTFATYGYALDPSLDNHVSTKYIGSVEEAEKNLGLTVFETDQRKREKRKRFKENDASNIDGFLGPWATYVDEKEVAKPSEEEQKELDAITAKRKKKGKHEDEKPGEEKTILHVKEMYDYQGRSYLHVPQDTGVNLRSTVPPEKCYLPKKEIYVWSGHTKGVSAVRLFPLSGHLLLSCSMDCKIKLWEVYGDRRCLRTFVGHSKAVRDICFNGVGTQFLSAAYDRYLKLWDTETGQCISRFTNGKVPYCVQFHPDEDKENLFVAGMSDKKIVQWDIRSGEIVQEYDRHLGAVNTIVFVDGNRRFVSTSDDKSLRVWEWDIPVDFKYIAEPSLHSIPAMTLSPNGKWLACQSMDNQILIFGVQNRFRLNKKKIFTGHMVAGYACQVDFSPDMSYLISGDGNGKLNIWDWKTTKLYSRFKAHEKVCIGAVWHPHETSKVITCGWDGLIKLWD